One genomic region from Spirosoma sp. KCTC 42546 encodes:
- the menD gene encoding 2-succinyl-5-enolpyruvyl-6-hydroxy-3-cyclohexene-1-carboxylic-acid synthase yields the protein MPVLQPIVNIAELLYQKGITDVIVSPGSRSAPLTLAVARHPHLRVRVLADERSAGFVALGIAQQTQNPVVLICTSGSAVYNLAPAVAEAYFQQVPLLLLTADRPHEWLHQQDGQTMDQVNVFGNQVKRSYDLPADYTHPDTRWFIERSVNEAVSLSRLYPVGPVHINVPLREPFYPTPQESFQTDRVRVIHTLPANPTLSAETWHTLMADWENSERKLIAVGQIPRNRSLLDILSKISDELGIPIIGEIVSNLPSNERFITHTDTFLSGIPEEQADALRPDLLITLGNSFLTRNLKTFFRQSLGGLTHPHRHWHIQPAVDRIQDSFQSLTTLIPSDPLIFLEKLFADIDYQQFLQGDDDDDSHEFLNRWLQADRKAARLINQTLAKAESALTDWSAVQLVLEQIPEQSILHLANSMPVRYANLCGLSEQQAVSVSANRGVSGIDGCLSTAVGAALATDQIVTVIIGDVAFFYDRNALWSAPVPPNLRIILLNNDGGHIFRMIDGPSRQPELETYFETPHGYTARNTAEDAKIQYQLCATPVTLQSLLPDFFRPGKQAKLLEISTDKHVNQQQFLAYKKRLSTLWDRN from the coding sequence ATGCCAGTTCTACAGCCGATTGTCAACATTGCTGAATTACTCTATCAAAAAGGAATTACCGATGTGATCGTGTCGCCGGGTTCCCGCTCAGCTCCCCTAACGCTGGCAGTAGCCCGCCACCCTCACCTACGGGTGCGTGTACTGGCCGACGAACGATCGGCAGGGTTTGTAGCCCTAGGGATTGCTCAACAAACACAAAATCCAGTCGTATTGATCTGTACGTCGGGTAGTGCAGTTTATAACCTGGCTCCGGCGGTTGCTGAAGCCTATTTTCAACAGGTTCCGCTCCTACTCCTGACAGCCGACCGTCCCCATGAATGGTTACACCAACAGGATGGACAAACAATGGATCAGGTGAATGTATTTGGCAACCAGGTAAAACGTAGTTACGACCTCCCCGCCGATTATACCCACCCCGATACACGCTGGTTCATCGAACGATCGGTGAACGAAGCCGTTTCCTTAAGCCGCCTGTACCCGGTAGGACCAGTACATATTAACGTTCCACTGCGCGAACCATTTTACCCCACTCCCCAGGAATCGTTCCAGACAGACAGGGTACGGGTTATTCATACCCTACCTGCCAATCCGACCCTCTCGGCCGAAACCTGGCATACCTTGATGGCCGACTGGGAAAACAGTGAGCGCAAACTCATTGCGGTTGGACAGATCCCCCGAAATAGATCACTCCTGGACATCCTCTCTAAAATCAGTGATGAACTGGGAATTCCCATTATTGGCGAAATTGTCAGTAATCTTCCCAGCAATGAACGATTCATTACCCATACCGATACGTTCCTATCGGGTATCCCAGAAGAACAGGCTGATGCACTCCGGCCCGATTTGCTGATCACCTTAGGAAATTCGTTCCTGACCCGGAACCTGAAAACATTCTTTCGTCAGTCACTGGGTGGACTGACACACCCTCATCGTCACTGGCACATTCAGCCCGCAGTGGATCGCATCCAGGATTCGTTCCAGAGCTTAACAACGCTCATTCCCTCCGACCCACTGATATTCCTGGAAAAACTATTCGCAGATATCGACTATCAGCAATTTTTACAGGGAGATGATGACGATGACTCCCACGAGTTCTTAAATCGCTGGCTGCAAGCAGACCGAAAGGCAGCTCGTCTGATCAATCAAACACTGGCAAAGGCAGAGAGTGCACTTACCGACTGGTCGGCGGTTCAACTCGTTTTAGAACAAATTCCCGAGCAGTCGATCCTCCACCTGGCTAACAGTATGCCAGTACGCTATGCTAACCTCTGCGGACTATCCGAACAACAGGCCGTCAGCGTGTCGGCTAATCGGGGGGTTAGCGGGATCGATGGCTGTTTAAGTACAGCGGTTGGTGCTGCGCTTGCTACCGATCAGATCGTAACGGTTATCATTGGAGATGTTGCTTTTTTTTACGACCGCAATGCTCTCTGGTCAGCACCGGTACCACCTAACCTTCGCATTATTTTACTTAATAATGATGGGGGACACATCTTCCGGATGATTGACGGACCCAGTCGGCAACCTGAACTGGAAACCTATTTCGAAACACCCCATGGCTATACCGCCCGGAATACTGCCGAGGATGCCAAGATTCAGTATCAACTCTGTGCAACTCCGGTAACCCTCCAGTCCCTCCTCCCCGACTTTTTCCGGCCGGGCAAGCAAGCGAAACTACTCGAGATTTCGACGGATAAACACGTAAATCAGCAACAGTTCCTGGCCTATAAAAAAAGGCTTAGTACACTATGGGATCGCAACTAA
- a CDS encoding outer membrane beta-barrel protein, giving the protein MRRCLVLFFLTMPLVGKAQTLSNDKQQDLLGKGHISLGVSVGQGYRGTYPTTNFVSPRIQYFIANGWSIAAEGRFLTSTIYHQSGNKPDYRLLAGGLSTRYYFVRGKRVAVFAHIGTEYGQSAFHLTPDAPFSPGTISSTWQTDAGLGIQYRVGKRWAIEVMGGRSWLSNSLVSSSGFLPPADFNRWQCSVGINYRLH; this is encoded by the coding sequence ATGAGACGGTGTTTAGTACTATTTTTTCTAACAATGCCTCTGGTGGGGAAAGCCCAAACCTTGAGCAACGACAAGCAGCAGGATTTACTCGGAAAGGGGCACATTAGCCTAGGGGTAAGTGTGGGGCAGGGCTACCGGGGCACTTATCCAACAACAAATTTTGTCTCACCTCGTATCCAGTATTTTATCGCCAATGGCTGGTCAATTGCGGCTGAAGGACGCTTCCTCACCAGTACGATCTATCATCAATCTGGCAATAAGCCTGATTATCGATTACTGGCGGGGGGGCTTTCGACCCGCTATTACTTTGTGCGGGGAAAACGGGTGGCTGTTTTCGCTCATATAGGAACCGAATATGGCCAAAGTGCCTTTCATCTTACCCCTGATGCCCCCTTTTCTCCCGGCACGATCTCTAGCACCTGGCAAACCGATGCGGGATTAGGCATACAGTATCGAGTAGGCAAGCGGTGGGCTATCGAAGTGATGGGTGGTCGGAGTTGGTTGAGTAATTCATTGGTTTCTTCATCTGGATTTTTACCACCTGCTGATTTCAATCGCTGGCAATGTAGCGTCGGGATAAATTATCGGTTACACTAA
- the map gene encoding type I methionyl aminopeptidase, with product MSLKSEEDLRGMQQISQLVGSTLKHMQQYARPGMSTLELDQYGRQLLEGQGARSAPKLTYGFPGWTCISLNEEVCHGIPAANRLLQEGDLVNIDVSAELNGYWSDNGGSFVLGQDIHQHGALVEASKRILAKAISRIRGGVLLAEIGRLIETEARRSGYRVIRNLAGHGIGRSLHEEPLEILCYYDRSNKTRFRKHSVVAIETFLSTKATYAHEKGDGWTLIAKDSFAVQHEQTIIVTDQQPIILTAANQLWE from the coding sequence ATGTCATTGAAATCTGAAGAGGACCTGAGGGGTATGCAGCAGATTAGCCAACTAGTTGGCTCAACCCTGAAACATATGCAACAATATGCCCGACCAGGGATGTCGACGCTTGAGTTGGATCAATATGGGCGACAACTGCTGGAAGGACAGGGTGCCCGATCGGCCCCTAAGCTCACCTATGGCTTTCCCGGCTGGACCTGTATCAGTTTAAACGAGGAGGTCTGTCACGGCATTCCCGCTGCGAACCGGCTTCTCCAGGAAGGGGACTTAGTCAATATTGATGTATCTGCCGAACTGAATGGCTATTGGTCTGATAATGGTGGATCGTTCGTGTTGGGGCAGGATATTCATCAGCATGGTGCGTTAGTAGAAGCCTCCAAGCGAATCCTGGCCAAAGCCATTAGCCGCATCCGAGGAGGGGTACTACTTGCTGAGATTGGGCGCTTAATTGAAACGGAAGCCAGGCGAAGTGGGTATCGGGTCATCAGGAATCTGGCTGGGCACGGCATAGGCCGGAGCCTGCATGAAGAGCCACTTGAGATTCTATGTTATTATGATCGGTCTAATAAAACCCGGTTTCGAAAGCATTCGGTTGTAGCAATCGAAACGTTTTTATCCACCAAAGCCACCTATGCGCATGAAAAGGGGGATGGTTGGACCTTAATTGCGAAGGACAGTTTTGCCGTGCAGCATGAACAGACGATCATCGTTACCGATCAGCAACCGATCATTCTGACCGCTGCGAATCAATTGTGGGAGTAA
- a CDS encoding ice-binding family protein: MGTSASYALFTVAGAFTNTGASIVRGDIGTNVGALTGFPPGTVTGQTNVANATSAQVATDVSSAYTALTNVACASAVSPSLGGLTLTPGVYCQSGPAGASTLAGNLTLDAQGNANAVFIIKLTGALSTATGSGILLTNGASFANVYFQVDGAVNLGLNSLFRGTILANGAISLLAGAALEGRGLSIAGAINLNTNRVSNSPAFALPVALVSFTATTQANHTVDLSWITSLETNNRGFQLERSKDLTLFETIGEISVESANSNSLKTYHFLDQAPYQGTSYYRLRQTDLSGKVTLYPAISVILREEAYGAFPNPIVSDGRFTLRLDEPETALVSFYGLDGRLQPVLKTGTQGGNLLLKASDKLSSGVYILKVEERGQTRQHRIVVQ; encoded by the coding sequence ATGGGAACATCTGCCAGTTACGCGTTATTTACCGTAGCCGGAGCATTTACCAATACAGGCGCGTCAATCGTGCGGGGAGATATCGGGACCAACGTCGGGGCTTTAACTGGGTTTCCACCAGGAACAGTTACGGGTCAGACCAACGTAGCCAATGCTACGTCAGCCCAGGTAGCTACTGATGTTTCCAGCGCTTATACGGCCCTGACCAATGTAGCCTGCGCGTCGGCCGTTAGCCCTAGCCTGGGCGGGCTGACCCTTACGCCCGGCGTGTATTGCCAGAGTGGACCTGCCGGCGCGTCAACCCTGGCGGGAAATCTGACCCTGGATGCGCAGGGCAATGCCAACGCAGTGTTTATCATTAAGTTAACTGGAGCGTTAAGCACCGCAACGGGCTCAGGAATCCTGCTCACCAATGGAGCCTCATTTGCCAATGTGTATTTTCAAGTCGATGGAGCAGTCAATCTTGGCCTTAATTCGTTGTTTAGAGGGACGATCCTGGCAAATGGAGCCATTAGCTTACTGGCCGGGGCTGCCCTGGAAGGTAGAGGACTTTCCATTGCCGGAGCCATTAATCTAAATACGAACCGCGTGTCTAATTCACCGGCCTTTGCCCTGCCTGTTGCTCTGGTCTCTTTCACGGCAACTACTCAGGCGAATCATACGGTTGATCTAAGCTGGATAACATCGCTTGAAACCAACAACAGGGGGTTTCAACTGGAGCGCAGTAAGGATCTGACACTGTTCGAGACAATTGGCGAAATCAGCGTTGAATCCGCCAATAGCAACTCCCTGAAGACCTACCATTTCCTGGATCAGGCTCCCTACCAGGGAACGAGCTATTACCGGTTACGGCAAACCGATTTGAGCGGTAAAGTCACGCTCTACCCCGCCATTTCGGTGATCCTTCGCGAGGAGGCCTATGGGGCATTTCCCAATCCAATTGTGAGTGATGGCCGCTTTACGCTTCGATTGGATGAGCCCGAAACCGCCCTGGTTAGCTTCTATGGGCTGGATGGTCGTTTGCAGCCCGTTTTAAAAACGGGCACTCAGGGAGGAAATCTGTTACTGAAGGCGTCGGATAAGCTCTCCAGTGGCGTGTACATTCTGAAAGTCGAAGAACGGGGCCAGACCCGCCAGCATCGGATCGTTGTCCAATAA
- a CDS encoding lasso RiPP family leader peptide-containing protein, with amino-acid sequence MKLKSKTISTGPAKKAYQTPKLTGLGNVKKLTLKTGSNVDGFGGTFV; translated from the coding sequence ATGAAATTAAAATCTAAAACTATATCGACTGGTCCGGCTAAAAAGGCCTACCAAACACCCAAACTTACGGGACTGGGTAACGTAAAAAAACTCACCCTGAAAACGGGCTCAAACGTGGATGGATTTGGCGGCACGTTCGTTTAA
- a CDS encoding LytTR family DNA-binding domain-containing protein yields MKQLNAAQVQHKFDPQQIMYLVGDVNYCTIYLLNGKAILSSRTLKWYSDRWPQFIRNHKAHLINPQHVHSCIVLSSIDAHLIMRNGARLQISRRRIYGVTKQLGLELPKKCCTSTHLLKPEWNSFVPAHIKVA; encoded by the coding sequence ATGAAACAATTAAACGCAGCCCAGGTACAACACAAGTTTGATCCTCAACAGATTATGTATTTAGTCGGGGATGTGAATTACTGTACGATCTACCTCCTGAATGGAAAGGCGATCTTATCGAGCAGAACCTTAAAATGGTATAGTGATCGCTGGCCCCAGTTTATTCGGAATCACAAGGCCCATTTAATTAATCCACAGCATGTTCATAGCTGTATTGTGCTTTCCTCCATCGATGCCCACTTAATTATGCGAAATGGCGCTCGCCTTCAAATTAGCCGACGGCGGATATACGGAGTTACCAAGCAGCTAGGTCTTGAGCTACCCAAGAAATGCTGTACGAGTACACACCTGCTTAAACCAGAATGGAATTCCTTTGTACCAGCGCATATCAAGGTTGCCTAA
- a CDS encoding GAF domain-containing protein, translating to MQIPPPPPEETNRIDALRSYEILDSLPEPDYDELTTLASEICQTPISLISLIDDDRQWFKSNLGLTVRETPREFAFCAHGILNPTELLIVPDSRKDARFMGNPLVTGDPHVIFYAGVPLINEDGYALGSLCVIDHTPKQLTENQLSSLKILAKQVVNLLELRRTNKALTTLKRLLEQRNTELEQIAAIARDEVRPQVLQLHETILHLITESINPNPDTIRPLLKDTIKTVRAIEDGLNRMQQLD from the coding sequence ATGCAAATTCCTCCCCCTCCCCCAGAGGAAACCAACCGAATAGATGCCCTTCGAAGTTACGAGATTCTTGATTCATTACCCGAACCGGATTATGACGAACTAACTACGCTTGCTTCCGAAATTTGCCAAACGCCCATTTCATTAATCAGCCTGATTGATGACGATCGGCAGTGGTTTAAATCCAATCTTGGCCTTACGGTACGCGAAACACCACGAGAATTTGCGTTTTGTGCGCATGGAATTCTCAATCCAACGGAACTGTTAATTGTTCCTGATTCTCGGAAAGATGCGCGTTTTATGGGCAATCCTTTAGTAACGGGCGATCCCCATGTGATTTTTTATGCGGGCGTTCCTCTGATAAACGAGGATGGTTATGCGCTGGGCTCTTTGTGTGTGATTGATCATACGCCTAAGCAGTTAACGGAAAACCAGTTAAGCTCGTTAAAAATTCTGGCCAAACAGGTTGTCAACTTACTGGAGCTCAGAAGAACCAATAAAGCTTTGACAACTCTTAAAAGATTGTTAGAACAACGAAATACTGAGTTAGAGCAGATAGCGGCTATTGCCAGGGATGAGGTCAGACCGCAGGTTCTTCAACTCCATGAAACGATTCTTCACCTGATAACGGAGTCGATCAACCCAAACCCCGACACAATCAGGCCACTACTCAAGGATACCATCAAAACGGTGCGTGCCATAGAGGACGGTTTAAATCGAATGCAGCAACTGGATTAA
- a CDS encoding response regulator, producing the protein MPYRYSILLVDDDPHLIELLNHAAQQVFPEASFFQVTSAAEAIAYIETLEGYGPRLVLLDLNLSSADNGLHFLSFLRANENTRFLPVVILTVSNLYGDIENSYALGVSAFTIKPTRLDEWVDYVRNLRNYWFDTVTLPAIVFNKNRR; encoded by the coding sequence ATGCCATACCGCTATTCAATCCTTCTTGTGGACGACGATCCGCATCTGATTGAGTTGTTAAATCATGCCGCACAGCAGGTTTTTCCCGAAGCCTCGTTTTTTCAGGTAACCAGCGCTGCTGAAGCCATCGCCTATATTGAAACCCTGGAAGGGTACGGACCACGATTGGTTTTACTAGACCTTAACTTAAGTTCCGCAGATAACGGCCTACACTTTTTATCATTTTTACGAGCGAATGAAAACACACGTTTTCTGCCCGTTGTTATCCTCACCGTCAGCAACTTATATGGTGACATTGAAAACTCATATGCATTAGGCGTTTCTGCCTTTACCATCAAACCTACGCGCCTGGATGAATGGGTCGACTATGTAAGAAATTTGCGAAATTATTGGTTTGATACGGTTACTCTACCCGCAATTGTCTTTAACAAAAATCGGCGTTAA